The Leadbettera azotonutricia ZAS-9 genome has a window encoding:
- a CDS encoding divergent PAP2 family protein has protein sequence MSLKAMSLKAFIENPIVLSSLTSWVMAQIVKALVVLLGSRKKSPRELVETIIWRTGGMPSSHAAVVCSMATAVGVYDGIGSNLFAVCFFFAMVAMRDAMGVRRSSGLQARALNLLGRLTSDRLGFEYDPVKEIQGHSPLEVVIGALLGIFIAAAFAWL, from the coding sequence ATGTCCTTGAAAGCCATGTCCTTAAAGGCTTTTATTGAAAATCCAATTGTTTTATCCTCCCTTACCAGCTGGGTGATGGCCCAGATCGTCAAGGCCCTGGTAGTGCTTTTGGGCAGCCGGAAAAAATCGCCCCGTGAGCTTGTTGAAACCATCATCTGGCGCACCGGAGGCATGCCTTCGAGCCATGCGGCGGTGGTTTGCTCCATGGCGACCGCTGTAGGTGTATACGATGGAATCGGTTCGAACCTTTTTGCAGTGTGTTTTTTCTTTGCCATGGTGGCCATGAGGGACGCCATGGGGGTGCGGCGTTCATCCGGGCTGCAGGCCCGCGCCCTCAACCTTCTGGGCAGGCTTACGTCCGATCGCCTTGGCTTTGAATACGACCCTGTCAAGGAAATTCAGGGCCATTCGCCCCTGGAAGTCGTAATCGGCGCCCTGCTGGGTATTTTTATAGCCGCAGCCTTTGCCTGGTTATAG
- the metG gene encoding methionine--tRNA ligase — protein MKRRLITSALPYVNNVPHLGNLIQVLSADVFARFCRLRGYETLYVCGTDEYGTATETRAAEEGISPRELCDRFWAIHNDIYSWFHIGFDKFGRTSTPIQTEVTQDIFKKLDARGYIVERTIEQLYCASCKRFLADRYVRGVCPHCGSPNARGDQCEDCGKLLEPTELKDPHCSSCGATPSLEKTRHLYIDLPKIKDRLEEWIKTASVKGFWANNAVRMTEAWIRDGLHERAITRDLKWGIPVPKEGFENKVFYVWFDAPIGYISITGNLGDEHTGDWRKFLDYWWKSPDETELFQFIGKDNIPFHTVIFPSSLLGSGDSWTMLHHMSSTEYLNYESGKFSKSRGIGVFGTDVMETGIPADVWRFYIFYNRPEKSDSLFTWKDFGEKVNSELIGNLGNLVNRTLSFVTRYYGGKIPVGAASLGAAGSGPFWDKVREYEKDITEKLDRADERDAFRAIFELSSFANKTFQDAAPWKKRTEDPPSADALIRDLSYVVRDLAVLIQPYMPQAAEQIASFFGLSFGKDLVYKKTPAVLSWDSIGRLEGLGEVVKSEVLFAKLEDDRIAELRDRYSGSQKERAEAKAAVNAEPAQSAASSTAAQAAPEVPLEPVDLRFAKTMDLRVAKIVKIERHPKADKLYIETLEIAGADGALEERIIVSGLVPFYKEEELLNKHIIVAYNLKPAKLRGIESRGMLLAASDHKGPPNEQGEGTERVEVLDAGDTPTGTRVALDGLEARNVPEEIDIDTFFSIPIEVKDNTVAVGGRAFALNGKPVRTVAISQGEVH, from the coding sequence ATGAAACGCAGACTTATTACCTCAGCTTTGCCCTATGTGAACAATGTCCCCCACCTGGGGAACCTGATACAGGTTCTTTCCGCCGATGTCTTTGCCCGCTTTTGCAGGCTCAGGGGCTACGAGACCCTCTATGTTTGCGGCACCGACGAATACGGCACTGCCACCGAAACCAGGGCGGCCGAGGAGGGCATCAGCCCCCGGGAATTGTGCGACCGCTTTTGGGCCATCCACAATGATATTTACAGCTGGTTCCACATAGGTTTTGACAAATTCGGCCGTACCTCCACCCCCATACAGACAGAAGTGACCCAGGATATTTTTAAAAAGCTCGACGCCAGGGGCTATATTGTGGAACGCACCATAGAGCAGCTTTACTGCGCCTCCTGCAAACGCTTTTTGGCAGATCGCTATGTCCGGGGCGTGTGCCCCCATTGCGGTTCACCCAATGCCCGTGGGGATCAGTGCGAGGATTGCGGCAAGCTCCTGGAGCCGACAGAATTGAAAGACCCCCATTGCTCAAGCTGCGGCGCCACCCCCTCACTGGAAAAAACCAGACACCTCTATATCGATCTCCCCAAAATAAAAGACCGCCTGGAAGAATGGATTAAGACCGCTTCCGTTAAAGGATTCTGGGCAAACAATGCCGTCAGGATGACCGAAGCCTGGATCAGGGACGGCCTCCACGAGAGGGCCATCACCAGGGATCTTAAATGGGGCATACCTGTTCCCAAGGAAGGCTTTGAAAACAAAGTTTTCTACGTGTGGTTTGACGCGCCCATAGGGTACATCTCCATCACCGGCAACCTGGGGGATGAGCATACAGGGGACTGGAGAAAATTCCTTGACTACTGGTGGAAGAGCCCCGACGAAACGGAGCTTTTCCAGTTCATTGGCAAGGACAATATCCCTTTCCACACGGTGATATTCCCTTCGAGTCTTTTGGGTTCAGGAGATTCCTGGACTATGCTCCACCACATGTCCAGCACCGAATACCTCAATTACGAAAGCGGAAAATTTTCCAAGTCCCGGGGCATAGGCGTATTCGGTACTGATGTGATGGAAACAGGAATCCCTGCTGATGTATGGCGTTTTTACATTTTCTACAACCGCCCCGAAAAGTCCGACTCCCTCTTTACCTGGAAGGATTTCGGCGAAAAGGTGAACAGCGAACTCATAGGCAACCTGGGCAACCTGGTCAACCGCACACTCTCCTTTGTAACCCGCTATTATGGCGGAAAGATCCCGGTTGGCGCTGCCAGCTTGGGCGCTGCCGGTTCGGGCCCCTTCTGGGACAAGGTGAGGGAATACGAAAAAGACATCACCGAAAAACTCGACCGCGCCGACGAGCGCGATGCCTTCCGCGCGATTTTTGAGCTTTCTTCCTTTGCCAATAAAACCTTCCAGGACGCCGCGCCCTGGAAAAAACGCACCGAAGATCCCCCCTCGGCGGATGCCTTGATACGGGATCTTTCCTATGTGGTAAGGGACCTCGCAGTATTGATACAACCCTATATGCCCCAGGCAGCTGAGCAGATCGCGTCTTTCTTCGGCCTCAGTTTCGGAAAAGATCTGGTGTACAAGAAAACCCCCGCGGTCCTTTCCTGGGATAGCATAGGCAGACTCGAGGGCCTGGGCGAGGTAGTGAAGAGCGAAGTCCTCTTTGCTAAACTTGAAGACGACAGGATTGCGGAACTGCGGGACAGGTATTCGGGGAGCCAGAAGGAAAGGGCGGAAGCCAAGGCTGCTGTAAATGCCGAGCCTGCGCAATCGGCCGCATCTTCTACAGCCGCACAGGCAGCTCCCGAGGTTCCCTTGGAACCTGTGGATCTGCGTTTTGCCAAGACCATGGATCTCAGGGTTGCAAAAATCGTGAAGATCGAAAGGCACCCCAAGGCCGATAAGCTCTATATTGAAACCCTTGAGATAGCCGGTGCCGATGGCGCCCTGGAGGAACGGATCATCGTTTCGGGCCTTGTGCCCTTTTACAAAGAAGAAGAACTCTTAAACAAGCACATCATTGTTGCCTATAATCTTAAACCCGCAAAACTGCGGGGCATTGAAAGCAGGGGAATGCTCCTGGCGGCATCGGATCATAAGGGCCCGCCGAATGAGCAGGGCGAGGGCACTGAGCGTGTCGAAGTGCTTGACGCCGGGGATACGCCCACAGGAACCAGGGTTGCCCTCGATGGACTGGAAGCCCGGAACGTTCCTGAAGAAATCGACATTGATACCTTTTTCTCCATACCCATAGAGGTTAAGGATAATACCGTTGCAGTTGGCGGCAGGGCTTTTGCTTTGAACGGCAAGCCCGTGCGCACTGTTGCGATTTCCCAGGGTGAAGTGCATTAA
- a CDS encoding DUF1926 domain-containing protein, whose protein sequence is MSFKIHIVLGVHGHLPNGSGEDKFEALYNAEIKPLITTLYTFPRVNMVLHYSGVLLYWIERRHPELFMILEELLARKQAELLGGGFYEPMMPLLAPADKVGQIEMFTTYLRKQFGKRPQGCWIPRGCWEQNLVGPLTACGMSYTFLDDRYFEADPKAKGFVQPCITEDQGKLITVFPVSFGLGKGLIQDETAFESLRTALWPEQERLVTVFLAQGNNSETGYQKFFEFLSSQDADIDFTTSAKIHKSLRFSEKRYFSANSPRRILVDCPVANGLYSKTIYTHGVINQLRGDKVRKRTALEELWKAQDSHLFDHPQISSSLRKAAYQALLEAEKIAREKGKFTPSLSIFDYDLDGEGEYLFQDDKLNCYIKAEGAGIFELDYLPKAWNYLDAFSPHSGDKKARQAFTDFLAPLGTVPDAGNMPMARCCGAELFEAAEIDRPRRKAFFHLPPVPGCPFGAIEIDKCWQIKKNVLSVRYVLKNTGSENERFIFIPRLDLSFPKNDEAFLRIFAVREGAKEALQPGEILRDMNGLEFGDVENETILALESNRHFDARVIHEWEGPEYQFTTIFPMLSLSLDPGKSWEADFSLKINS, encoded by the coding sequence ATGAGTTTTAAGATACATATTGTTTTGGGGGTTCATGGCCATCTGCCCAATGGGAGTGGGGAAGATAAGTTTGAGGCCCTCTATAACGCTGAAATAAAGCCCCTCATCACAACCCTGTATACCTTTCCCAGGGTAAACATGGTCCTTCATTATTCGGGGGTATTGCTCTACTGGATTGAGCGGCGGCACCCTGAGCTGTTTATGATCCTCGAAGAGCTTTTGGCAAGGAAGCAGGCTGAATTGCTGGGGGGCGGCTTTTACGAGCCCATGATGCCCCTTTTGGCGCCTGCCGATAAGGTAGGCCAGATTGAAATGTTCACGACCTATTTGCGAAAGCAGTTCGGAAAGCGGCCCCAGGGCTGCTGGATTCCCCGGGGCTGCTGGGAACAGAACCTGGTAGGCCCTTTGACCGCCTGCGGCATGAGCTATACTTTTCTGGATGATCGGTATTTTGAAGCAGATCCGAAGGCGAAAGGCTTTGTGCAGCCCTGCATAACCGAAGATCAAGGCAAGCTTATCACGGTTTTCCCTGTTTCCTTTGGGCTGGGGAAGGGGCTTATCCAGGATGAAACGGCTTTTGAATCCCTGAGGACAGCCCTGTGGCCGGAGCAGGAGCGTCTGGTCACGGTATTCCTTGCCCAGGGCAACAACAGCGAAACAGGGTATCAGAAGTTTTTCGAATTCCTTTCCAGCCAGGATGCTGATATCGATTTTACCACCTCGGCCAAAATTCACAAGAGCCTCCGGTTTTCTGAAAAACGCTACTTTTCCGCGAATAGCCCCCGCCGGATCCTGGTGGATTGCCCTGTCGCCAATGGCCTTTATTCCAAAACAATCTATACCCATGGGGTGATTAATCAGCTCAGGGGGGACAAGGTGCGGAAGCGGACAGCCCTGGAAGAACTCTGGAAAGCCCAGGATAGCCATCTCTTTGATCACCCTCAAATTTCTTCGTCCCTGCGCAAGGCAGCGTACCAGGCCCTGTTGGAAGCTGAAAAGATAGCCAGGGAAAAGGGGAAGTTCACCCCTTCGCTTTCGATTTTTGATTACGACCTTGACGGGGAAGGGGAGTATCTCTTCCAGGACGACAAGCTCAATTGCTATATAAAGGCAGAGGGAGCCGGCATCTTCGAATTGGACTATCTCCCCAAAGCCTGGAATTACCTTGATGCTTTTTCGCCTCATTCGGGGGACAAAAAAGCCCGCCAGGCTTTTACCGATTTCCTTGCACCCCTGGGTACTGTCCCTGATGCCGGGAATATGCCCATGGCCCGCTGCTGCGGGGCGGAACTGTTCGAGGCTGCCGAGATCGACCGCCCCCGCAGGAAGGCTTTCTTCCATCTTCCCCCTGTGCCGGGCTGCCCCTTTGGCGCTATCGAGATTGATAAGTGTTGGCAGATTAAAAAGAATGTGCTTTCAGTGCGCTATGTCCTTAAAAACACAGGTTCCGAAAACGAGAGATTCATCTTTATCCCCAGGCTCGATCTTTCTTTCCCCAAGAATGACGAAGCTTTTCTGCGTATCTTTGCCGTCAGGGAAGGAGCAAAAGAGGCGTTGCAGCCGGGCGAAATTTTAAGGGATATGAACGGCCTGGAATTTGGGGATGTTGAAAATGAAACCATCCTTGCCCTGGAATCGAACCGCCATTTTGACGCCAGGGTTATCCATGAGTGGGAAGGCCCAGAATACCAGTTCACCACCATATTTCCCATGCTGTCCCTTTCCCTTGATCCGGGCAAATCATGGGAAGCGGATTTTTCCCTCAAGATTAATTCGTAG
- a CDS encoding DsbA family oxidoreductase, which yields MSKFQIFYDYECPFCKRGYETLTELLPNYKGIEIEWRPVESHPRPEDHPPHTDLCVQSYYVAQELGADMKAFFAAMFQAVAAERQDVEKPEVLAAILKNVLDSPKFLAILKSGKYAPKVEENNDLAYEKKGVWYVPAFRALETASGGTLPVLDAKGGVGVNREEVREFLDKLTGK from the coding sequence ATGTCCAAATTCCAAATCTTTTACGATTATGAATGTCCCTTCTGCAAGAGGGGCTACGAAACCCTTACGGAACTCCTGCCCAATTACAAGGGCATAGAAATTGAATGGCGGCCTGTGGAATCCCACCCCAGGCCCGAGGATCATCCCCCCCACACGGATCTCTGCGTCCAGAGCTATTACGTAGCCCAGGAACTTGGCGCCGATATGAAGGCATTTTTCGCAGCCATGTTCCAGGCAGTCGCCGCGGAACGGCAGGATGTCGAAAAGCCCGAAGTGCTGGCAGCCATCCTCAAGAATGTTCTGGACAGCCCGAAATTTCTGGCTATCCTCAAATCAGGCAAATACGCCCCAAAGGTCGAAGAAAACAACGACCTGGCCTACGAGAAAAAAGGCGTCTGGTATGTGCCCGCCTTCAGGGCCCTTGAAACAGCATCCGGCGGAACCCTCCCCGTCCTGGACGCCAAAGGCGGCGTAGGCGTAAACCGCGAAGAAGTCAGGGAATTTCTGGACAAGCTTACGGGCAAGTGA
- a CDS encoding RnfABCDGE type electron transport complex subunit D has protein sequence MAESTSALYEKLQSQKPQVNLARPTVGRMWLVSLCAFMAVIQSSLSDGFFSLLIAFSAVAAALLAEFLILYQSGRASQLKNGSAVATALILALLLPNTISPIYAILGAVFAIAVVKHSFGGLGANWLNPAAGGWLFIRLASPGAFGKALEGSPLSLLAESLSRGFANPQGSPLGILKIDSGGVFAQASNLDTVIRSFFNDTVFSLTGAELPGGYLDLFAAGAPGIIADRGVLALLAGTIIITATQVNRAWIPAVWLGVFAFLVRLAGAFVFGGAWWGGDMIFALSTGGVLPVAFILAADPATAAKSNWGILGASIAGACLAFFFRFYGGEAYGAIFAVLVVNALLPIVRAFEARHFYDKRSGS, from the coding sequence ATGGCAGAAAGCACCAGCGCCTTATACGAAAAACTGCAATCCCAAAAGCCCCAGGTAAACCTTGCCCGCCCCACTGTGGGGCGCATGTGGCTGGTAAGCCTCTGCGCTTTTATGGCTGTGATACAGTCCAGCCTTTCGGATGGGTTTTTTTCATTGCTGATTGCCTTTTCTGCTGTGGCTGCCGCGCTGCTTGCCGAATTCCTCATACTCTACCAAAGCGGGAGGGCTTCGCAGCTAAAGAACGGAAGCGCCGTGGCCACTGCCCTGATCCTTGCGTTGCTTTTGCCAAATACTATTTCCCCGATTTACGCAATATTGGGGGCTGTCTTTGCAATTGCAGTGGTAAAGCACAGCTTCGGGGGCCTGGGGGCCAATTGGCTTAACCCCGCGGCCGGCGGCTGGCTTTTCATACGCCTTGCCTCGCCCGGGGCTTTTGGCAAAGCCCTGGAAGGCTCGCCCCTTTCGCTTTTGGCGGAGAGCCTTTCCCGGGGTTTTGCCAATCCCCAGGGTTCTCCTTTAGGCATACTGAAAATAGATTCCGGGGGTGTTTTTGCCCAGGCCAGCAATCTGGACACGGTTATCCGGTCTTTTTTCAATGACACGGTTTTTTCCCTTACCGGGGCTGAACTCCCCGGAGGCTATCTGGATCTCTTTGCGGCAGGGGCGCCGGGGATAATCGCGGACAGGGGTGTCCTTGCCCTCTTGGCCGGGACCATTATCATCACCGCGACCCAGGTTAACCGCGCCTGGATACCTGCGGTTTGGCTCGGGGTTTTTGCCTTTTTGGTGCGCCTTGCCGGCGCCTTTGTATTCGGGGGCGCATGGTGGGGAGGGGACATGATTTTTGCCCTTTCCACAGGGGGGGTGCTTCCTGTGGCTTTTATCCTGGCGGCAGATCCCGCAACGGCTGCCAAATCCAACTGGGGCATATTGGGGGCTTCCATCGCGGGGGCTTGTCTGGCCTTCTTCTTCAGGTTTTACGGGGGCGAAGCCTACGGCGCTATTTTTGCGGTCCTCGTGGTAAATGCCCTTCTCCCCATAGTCAGGGCCTTTGAAGCCAGGCATTTCTATGACAAACGGAGCGGCTCATGA
- a CDS encoding EFR1 family ferrodoxin (N-terminal region resembles flavodoxins. C-terminal ferrodoxin region binds two 4Fe-4S clusters.) has protein sequence MDNIIFYFTGTGNSLKIAKIISNKINKCEIVPTGSNTGIVINKKYESIGFIYPIYFWGIPKNVKAFISSMVINNNEDTYFYAIATYGGFAGNGLKLLNKMLFDKNIKLKYGKTLKVFSNYIINFTMPGKFKKLLEKSEKKLMPIVDSIKNKQTNTIGKMSKRINQFYEKSINSLHDEDKNYTVHSSCIGCGICKEVCPVNNIEIKENRPEFKHTCEQCMACIQYCPQKAINYKNKTQGKMRYTHPEINYKELSECNKAKYKE, from the coding sequence ATGGATAATATAATCTTTTACTTTACCGGAACGGGAAATTCTTTGAAAATTGCAAAAATAATTTCAAATAAAATCAATAAATGCGAAATTGTTCCAACAGGATCAAACACAGGAATTGTTATCAATAAAAAATATGAAAGCATAGGATTTATTTATCCGATTTATTTTTGGGGCATACCCAAAAATGTGAAAGCTTTTATTTCAAGCATGGTGATAAACAATAATGAAGACACTTATTTTTATGCGATTGCCACTTACGGTGGTTTTGCGGGCAACGGCCTGAAATTATTGAACAAAATGCTGTTCGATAAAAACATAAAACTAAAATACGGGAAAACGCTGAAAGTTTTTTCAAACTATATTATAAATTTTACTATGCCCGGTAAATTCAAAAAACTGCTGGAAAAATCCGAAAAGAAATTAATGCCAATTGTTGACTCAATAAAAAACAAACAGACAAATACTATTGGAAAAATGAGCAAAAGAATTAATCAATTTTATGAAAAATCAATAAACTCTTTGCATGATGAGGATAAAAATTACACCGTCCATAGCAGCTGTATCGGATGCGGTATTTGCAAAGAAGTTTGCCCGGTAAACAATATAGAAATAAAGGAAAACAGACCGGAATTTAAGCATACGTGCGAACAATGCATGGCATGCATTCAATATTGTCCGCAAAAGGCAATCAATTACAAAAACAAGACCCAGGGAAAAATGCGCTATACACATCCTGAAATAAATTATAAAGAATTGTCGGAATGCAATAAAGCAAAATATAAAGAATAA
- a CDS encoding SLBB domain-containing protein: MSKVYSFPRGGISFDDPTVPSRNSSVTAFLPGLSVIPLVQHAGGRAYPIVSIGENVKEGMLVGRGQGMGSANIHATVPGRVIKMVSWKMADGKTNDALVIRMEGSFEKLGKKEDVYPWQGMLPYDLQRIIAEFGVVEMEGLGRPVSDIIASLRNESESITLVVRCVFDDPWLAADYVLCNERLKAVVEGSRIIARTVRASRIIYAVSHREKELGERFLAEAGNWDPPSFLALVGDRYPQRNRRELELVLRSYGKQEGLELGSLFILGPATLAAVHDAIKLKKPILDRYVAVGGSAVKKPQVMKVRIGSRIGEVFSQCGGFVDKPMRIASGSPLIGKAVADLDEPVVKTSYAIFAILEAQKAPSPSGCCISCGECRNVCPVGLDPEELYKRTRSSSGLKENPSQDVLSSRAAECHGCGCCEVVCPSRLPLSSAITSSALRGN; this comes from the coding sequence ATGAGCAAGGTATATTCATTCCCCAGGGGGGGCATCTCCTTTGATGATCCCACAGTGCCCTCCCGGAATTCTTCTGTCACCGCCTTCCTTCCGGGCCTTTCGGTCATACCCCTGGTGCAGCATGCAGGGGGCAGGGCTTATCCCATTGTCTCCATTGGGGAGAATGTGAAAGAGGGCATGCTTGTCGGCAGGGGCCAGGGCATGGGATCCGCCAACATACATGCCACAGTGCCCGGCAGGGTTATCAAAATGGTCTCATGGAAAATGGCTGATGGCAAAACCAACGACGCCCTGGTGATACGCATGGAAGGGAGCTTCGAAAAACTCGGCAAGAAAGAAGATGTCTACCCCTGGCAAGGGATGCTCCCTTACGACCTCCAGCGCATCATTGCAGAATTCGGGGTGGTGGAAATGGAGGGCCTGGGCCGCCCGGTTTCGGATATCATTGCATCCCTCAGGAACGAGAGCGAGTCCATCACCCTGGTGGTCCGCTGTGTCTTTGACGATCCCTGGCTCGCGGCCGATTATGTTCTCTGCAACGAACGCTTAAAGGCGGTTGTTGAGGGGAGCCGCATCATAGCCAGAACAGTCAGGGCCAGCCGCATTATCTATGCGGTTTCCCACCGCGAAAAAGAATTGGGGGAGCGTTTCCTTGCAGAAGCAGGGAATTGGGATCCTCCTTCGTTTTTGGCCCTGGTAGGGGATCGTTATCCCCAGCGGAACAGGCGCGAGCTTGAGCTGGTCCTTCGCAGCTATGGCAAGCAGGAAGGGCTGGAGCTTGGCTCGCTTTTTATACTTGGGCCCGCAACGCTCGCGGCTGTCCATGACGCGATCAAATTAAAGAAACCCATACTGGACAGGTATGTGGCTGTGGGGGGCTCGGCGGTCAAAAAACCCCAGGTGATGAAGGTGCGCATTGGCTCGCGCATCGGGGAGGTGTTTTCGCAGTGCGGGGGCTTCGTGGACAAGCCCATGCGCATAGCCTCGGGCAGCCCCCTGATTGGCAAGGCCGTTGCGGATCTCGACGAGCCTGTGGTAAAGACAAGCTATGCTATTTTTGCCATCCTCGAAGCCCAAAAGGCCCCCAGTCCTTCGGGGTGCTGTATTTCCTGCGGTGAATGCCGCAATGTCTGTCCTGTGGGGCTCGATCCGGAGGAGTTGTACAAGCGCACAAGGTCAAGCTCCGGGCTTAAGGAAAACCCCAGCCAGGATGTGCTCTCTTCCCGGGCGGCAGAGTGCCACGGCTGCGGCTGCTGCGAAGTGGTATGCCCTTCGCGGCTGCCCTTGAGCTCGGCTATTACTTCTTCAGCCCTCAGGGGGAATTGA
- a CDS encoding lipid II:glycine glycyltransferase FemX, protein MANCTNAGLSLCDSSESFLQSGFWGSFKARFGWNARSFLIEWNCESEEESQPASPAKDSRTAPKPLLVIRRPLALGISFAYVPWGPELPPGFPQDDEARNQALIELAKALKPFLPKNTAFVRFDPPWYSEGACAPPPDIRLPFVRAGADVQPPDTVLMDLNQSMESLMENLKSKWRYNARLAQKKGVTVRQADESGLDVFYSLLRQTAKRDGIVIHGIDYYRTLFSQCREYQAKTDGPGLDLRLYVADHEGETLAAIVVLHRGKKAVYLYGASSDRKRNLMAPYSLQLKAMEDAKAAGCAEYDLFGIPPNADPGHPMAGLYRFKTGFGGRIIHRPGSWDFAYRPLFAGAFRAAETLRKGWRSRRKGRGEKEAKPQGNTNG, encoded by the coding sequence TTGGCAAATTGTACCAATGCAGGGCTTTCTCTCTGCGACAGCTCCGAATCCTTTTTGCAGTCCGGGTTTTGGGGAAGCTTCAAAGCCCGCTTCGGCTGGAATGCCCGCTCGTTCCTGATCGAGTGGAATTGCGAATCCGAAGAGGAAAGCCAGCCAGCATCCCCGGCAAAAGATTCCCGTACCGCTCCAAAGCCCTTGCTGGTGATACGCCGCCCTCTTGCCCTGGGGATCTCTTTCGCCTATGTGCCCTGGGGCCCCGAGCTTCCCCCGGGTTTTCCCCAGGATGACGAAGCCAGAAACCAGGCCTTGATTGAGCTTGCCAAAGCCCTAAAGCCCTTTCTCCCCAAGAACACTGCATTTGTGCGTTTTGATCCCCCCTGGTACAGCGAAGGGGCCTGCGCGCCTCCTCCTGATATTCGGCTTCCTTTTGTGCGGGCCGGGGCCGATGTGCAGCCCCCGGATACAGTGCTCATGGATCTGAACCAGTCCATGGAGTCCCTCATGGAGAACCTGAAATCCAAGTGGCGTTACAATGCCCGGCTTGCGCAAAAAAAAGGCGTTACTGTGCGCCAGGCCGATGAATCGGGCCTGGATGTTTTTTATTCGCTTCTTAGGCAGACAGCCAAGCGGGATGGCATTGTCATCCACGGCATAGACTATTACCGCACCCTTTTTTCCCAGTGCCGGGAATATCAGGCAAAAACAGACGGCCCCGGCCTGGACCTTCGCCTCTATGTGGCGGATCACGAAGGAGAAACCCTGGCAGCCATCGTGGTGCTTCACCGGGGGAAAAAAGCGGTCTATCTTTACGGCGCTTCCTCGGATCGAAAACGCAACCTCATGGCGCCTTATAGCCTTCAGCTCAAGGCTATGGAAGACGCCAAAGCAGCAGGCTGCGCGGAGTACGATCTTTTCGGCATACCTCCCAACGCGGACCCGGGCCACCCCATGGCAGGGCTCTACCGTTTCAAAACCGGTTTCGGCGGACGCATCATACACAGACCGGGAAGCTGGGACTTTGCCTACAGGCCCCTGTTTGCCGGAGCCTTCAGGGCTGCGGAGACTTTGCGCAAAGGCTGGAGGAGCCGCAGGAAAGGGCGAGGGGAAAAGGAAGCAAAACCCCAAGGAAACACTAATGGATAA
- a CDS encoding RluA family pseudouridine synthase produces the protein MALSLIAADDDDGRRLDRILRKALPNLPLSALHKLLRKGKVQVNGKKARPETRVNSGETISIQGLDNGDDAKGANREKPRAAMHSSESALDILYEHDGLLILNKPAGLAAHGEDSLEEQVLSYLMPKLPPSLSFKPGPLHRLDKPSSGVIAFSTNLEGARNFSALVRDRKIRKLYLAIVDGLFENIDAPIIWEDNLTRDKDEKKTFVRDESTEKSQKALTAITPVAASQSHTLVLAEIETGRTHQIRAQAAAHGHPLSGDKKYGAKPLPDCRGFFLHAWVLEFNLQRIRAPLPENFRREISGLFGKEVLQNLEKSYTELTWFKTIN, from the coding sequence ATGGCCCTTAGCCTTATTGCCGCCGACGACGACGACGGCCGCCGCCTTGACCGCATACTCCGCAAAGCCCTGCCCAATCTGCCCCTTTCTGCCCTGCACAAGCTATTGCGCAAAGGCAAGGTGCAGGTAAATGGAAAGAAGGCCCGCCCCGAAACCCGTGTGAACTCCGGCGAAACTATCAGCATACAGGGCCTCGATAATGGTGATGATGCCAAGGGGGCAAATCGGGAAAAACCCCGTGCAGCAATGCACTCTTCTGAATCTGCCCTTGATATACTCTACGAACATGACGGCCTCCTCATACTCAACAAGCCTGCGGGCCTTGCCGCCCATGGGGAAGACAGCCTTGAAGAACAAGTGCTTTCCTACCTCATGCCCAAGCTCCCCCCTTCCCTCTCCTTTAAGCCCGGCCCCCTCCACCGCCTTGACAAGCCTTCGAGCGGGGTTATCGCTTTTTCCACGAACCTCGAAGGGGCCCGGAATTTCAGCGCCCTTGTGAGGGACAGAAAAATCAGAAAGCTTTACCTCGCCATAGTGGACGGCCTTTTTGAAAATATTGACGCCCCCATAATTTGGGAAGACAATTTAACAAGGGACAAAGATGAAAAGAAAACTTTTGTCCGGGACGAAAGCACGGAAAAATCCCAAAAAGCCCTCACCGCGATTACCCCCGTCGCCGCTTCCCAAAGCCATACCCTTGTCCTTGCGGAAATTGAAACCGGCCGCACCCACCAGATACGCGCCCAGGCTGCAGCACATGGACACCCCCTTTCGGGGGACAAAAAATACGGCGCCAAACCCCTCCCGGATTGCCGGGGCTTCTTCCTCCATGCCTGGGTCCTGGAATTCAATCTGCAGCGCATCCGGGCGCCCCTGCCGGAAAACTTTCGCCGTGAAATCAGCGGGCTCTTTGGGAAAGAGGTATTGCAAAACCTGGAAAAAAGCTATACTGAATTGACTTGGTTCAAAACTATAAATTAA